The following coding sequences are from one Dermacentor silvarum isolate Dsil-2018 chromosome 4, BIME_Dsil_1.4, whole genome shotgun sequence window:
- the LOC125944704 gene encoding protein diaphanous homolog 1-like isoform X1 has protein sequence MARLLSPPGWALSACLVAATTLVAPSLQSQIIIIRRTEEAADEGWINGVHQGRHLPPPPLPRPPPSWTPAGWNNHGFVAARRVHQPWHVPGPVLVGSGGGIPGGGGGGWKPLWIPLDGRHGWRPQWPPKVPSSTPTPSSPTTPPPPPPPPPPPPEEPKPTAESNQQEPPAKQVVSTESPNTSPGGSGKVKEP, from the exons ATGGCCCGTCTCCTGTCGCCACCCGGCTGGG CGCTCTCCGCGTGCCTGGTGGCGGCGACGACCCTGGTAGCTCCTTCGCTGCAGTCGCAGATCATCATCATCCGGCGTACAGAGGAGGCGGCCGACGAGGGCTGGATCAACGGCGTCCACCAAGGACGGCATCTGCCACCGCCGCCACTGCCTAGGCCACCGCCGTCGTGGACGCCAGCCGGCTGGAACAACCACGGCTTTGTGGCGGCGCGCCGGGTGCACCAGCCCTGGCACGTGCCGGGACCCGTGTTGGTGGGCTCTGGTGGGGGCAtccccggaggaggaggaggaggttggAAGCCGCTGTGGATCCCGCTGGACGGCAGGCACGGCTGGAGGCCTCAGTGGCCTCCGAAGGTGCCGTCATCTACACCGACTCCATCTTCACCGACGACCCCACCGCCACCACCTCccccgccaccgccgccaccagaAGAACCAAAGCCCACGGCAGAGTCCAACCAACAGGAACCGCCGGCCAAGCAAGTCGTTTCCACTGAGAGCCCCAATACTTCTCCTGGTGGTTCCGGAAAAGTCAAGGAACCATAG
- the LOC125944704 gene encoding protein diaphanous homolog 1-like isoform X2 produces the protein MTVLPRQALSACLVAATTLVAPSLQSQIIIIRRTEEAADEGWINGVHQGRHLPPPPLPRPPPSWTPAGWNNHGFVAARRVHQPWHVPGPVLVGSGGGIPGGGGGGWKPLWIPLDGRHGWRPQWPPKVPSSTPTPSSPTTPPPPPPPPPPPPEEPKPTAESNQQEPPAKQVVSTESPNTSPGGSGKVKEP, from the coding sequence CGCTCTCCGCGTGCCTGGTGGCGGCGACGACCCTGGTAGCTCCTTCGCTGCAGTCGCAGATCATCATCATCCGGCGTACAGAGGAGGCGGCCGACGAGGGCTGGATCAACGGCGTCCACCAAGGACGGCATCTGCCACCGCCGCCACTGCCTAGGCCACCGCCGTCGTGGACGCCAGCCGGCTGGAACAACCACGGCTTTGTGGCGGCGCGCCGGGTGCACCAGCCCTGGCACGTGCCGGGACCCGTGTTGGTGGGCTCTGGTGGGGGCAtccccggaggaggaggaggaggttggAAGCCGCTGTGGATCCCGCTGGACGGCAGGCACGGCTGGAGGCCTCAGTGGCCTCCGAAGGTGCCGTCATCTACACCGACTCCATCTTCACCGACGACCCCACCGCCACCACCTCccccgccaccgccgccaccagaAGAACCAAAGCCCACGGCAGAGTCCAACCAACAGGAACCGCCGGCCAAGCAAGTCGTTTCCACTGAGAGCCCCAATACTTCTCCTGGTGGTTCCGGAAAAGTCAAGGAACCATAG